The following coding sequences lie in one Vibrio sp. ED004 genomic window:
- a CDS encoding acyltransferase: MASPRVLKAQITDITCGENVTIIEPSNVYGCELKDDVFIGPFVEIQKNSVIGERSKIQSHTFICEYVTIGSDCFVGHGVMFANDLFKEGKPDPNPDSWGRTVIANNVTIGSNATVLSVSICEGAVIGAGSVVTKDITEKGIYAGNPAKKLRDLP; encoded by the coding sequence ATGGCAAGTCCTAGAGTTCTAAAGGCGCAGATTACTGATATTACATGTGGTGAGAATGTCACTATCATAGAGCCAAGCAACGTTTATGGCTGTGAGCTTAAAGACGATGTGTTTATTGGCCCATTTGTCGAGATTCAAAAGAACTCCGTGATAGGTGAGAGAAGCAAGATTCAGTCCCATACCTTTATTTGTGAGTATGTGACCATCGGGAGTGATTGTTTTGTTGGGCACGGTGTGATGTTCGCAAATGATTTGTTCAAAGAGGGTAAACCAGATCCAAACCCAGACAGTTGGGGACGAACCGTTATCGCAAATAACGTAACCATTGGTTCTAACGCGACAGTGTTGTCTGTCAGTATTTGCGAAGGGGCGGTTATTGGTGCAGGTAGTGTTGTAACAAAAGACATCACCGAGAAAGGTATCTATGCAGGTAACCCTGCTAAGAAGTTAAGAGACTTACCTTAG
- a CDS encoding DUF417 family protein — protein MHVQTYDLKQSNVGYNLGVIGVALVLAWIGIYKFTPTEAMLIEPLIANHPAMNWLYNLFSVQAVSNMVGGAEIIVAIGLIVGFKKPTVAFYSGIAAAAIFVVTLSFLITTPNAWKVSDGILVTNFFLVKDILFLAIAISVIERNKPQK, from the coding sequence ATGCATGTTCAAACCTATGATTTAAAACAGAGTAATGTGGGATATAACCTTGGTGTGATTGGCGTAGCATTGGTGCTCGCTTGGATTGGTATTTATAAGTTTACGCCAACCGAAGCGATGCTCATTGAACCGCTAATCGCAAATCACCCTGCCATGAACTGGCTTTACAATCTGTTCTCAGTACAAGCTGTGTCTAACATGGTGGGTGGCGCAGAGATCATTGTCGCGATTGGATTGATCGTTGGATTTAAGAAGCCGACAGTTGCCTTCTATTCAGGTATTGCTGCAGCGGCTATCTTTGTTGTCACACTCAGCTTCCTAATTACAACACCAAATGCTTGGAAAGTATCGGATGGCATCTTAGTCACTAACTTCTTCCTAGTGAAAGACATCCTGTTCTTGGCAATCGCTATTAGCGTAATCGAACGTAACAAACCTCAGAAGTAA